In Nymphaea colorata isolate Beijing-Zhang1983 chromosome 5, ASM883128v2, whole genome shotgun sequence, one genomic interval encodes:
- the LOC116254038 gene encoding zinc finger protein GAI-ASSOCIATED FACTOR 1-like, giving the protein MINRRDMSDADAIHLLPSTRSFMADPKPALNLKQSEDQPPAKKKKRNLPGTPDPDAEVIALSPRTLMATNRFVCEICNKGFQRDQNLQLHRRGHNLPWKLRQRSSKEVRKRVYICPEKTCVHHDPSRALGDLTGIKKHFSRKHGEKKWKCEKCSKKYAVKSDWKAHSKTCGTREYKCDCGTLFSRKDSFVTHRAFCDALAEESARLSTGNSTNIDFKNDSLNSNSHLVSSPSSPSRATISRGSVNQFCPILQPAFAAGDYTAADLGQRNSEKEGLSLLIDQSIDVGANPLSYFPDSCKPMAGSAVTQGPRSLGCPPQLVQLASATTLFSSSAVAEALAAAAPEYGGCFPSLWMNRTSSAGTVANLSLSTSNGALMDEMVKNQQLGSLASSCNTSQNQKVNSSHMSATALLQKAAQMGATTSNPSLLRSIGVSSSKAAFVSPHDVQATNEFQLLGQSKQQENLQEFMTLLPAANGNGVFNHASVSSFIDSSPTLAGLILPSSRNGQLKLQCQRQETEHGLTRDFLGVGDPSGRFSEQELASFAAIRSSMNLKAYSGSDP; this is encoded by the exons ATGATCAATCGGCGAGACATGTCCGACGCCGATGCGATTCACCTACTGCCATCTACCAGAAGCTTTATGGCGGATCCAAAACCTGCTTTAAATCTAAAGCAATCCGAAGATCAACCTCCtgctaagaagaagaaaagaaacctCCCTGGAACTCCAG ATCCGGATGCAGAAGTGATAGCGCTATCCCCACGGACGCTCATGGCCACTAACAGGTTCGTGTGCGAGATCTGCAACAAGGGATTTCAAAGAGATCAAAACCTGCAACTGCATCGCCGTGGCCACAATCTCCCATGGAAGCTCCGCCAGCGGTCGAGCAAGGAGGTCAGGAAGCGGGTATACATCTGCCCTGAGAAGACCTGCGTGCACCATGATCCCTCGAGAGCTCTCGGCGATCTTACGGGGATCAAGAAACATTTCAGTAGGAAGCATGGCGAGAAGAAATGGAAGTGCGAGAAGTGTTCCAAGAAATATGCCGTTAAATCCGACTGGAAAGCCCATTCCAAAACGTGCGGGACTAGGGAATACAAGTGCGACTGTGGCACTCTATTCTCACG GAAGGACAGTTTTGTAACTCACAGAGCGTTCTGCGACGCCCTGGCGGAAGAGAGTGCAAGGCTTTCCACCGGGAACTCGACCAACATAGACTTCAAGAACGACTCCCTTAACTCCAACTCCCATTTGGTTAGCTCCCCATCATCGCCGTCCAGAGCAACAATATCCAGGGGATCTGTCAACCAATTCTGCCCTATTTTGCAGCCTGCCTTCGCTGCTGGAGACTACACCGCTGCCGATCTCGGGCAAAGAAACTCCGAAAAGGAAGGACTGTCTCTACTTATCGATCAGTCCATTGACGTTGGAGCTAATCCACTAAGCTACTTCCCGGATTCCTGCAAGCCCATGGCTGGCTCAGCCGTCACTCAGGGACCCAGGAGCCTGGGCTGCCCGCCACAATTGGTACAGTTGGCATCGGCGACAACCCTGTTCAGCTCATCGGCGGTGGCGGAGGCATTGGCAGCGGCAGCGCCGGAGTATGGTGGGTGCTTCCCCTCACTGTGGATGAATAGGACTTCCTCGGCCGGAACCGTGGCTAACCTCTCACTGTCGACGTCCAATGGTGCTTTGATGGATGAAATGGTGAAGAACCAGCAGTTGGGCAGCTTAGCTTCTTCGTGCAACACCTCTCAGAACCAGAAGGTGAATTCCTCTCACATGTCAGCGACAGCCTTGTTGCAGAAAGCAGCTCAAATGGGTGCAACCACAAGCAACCCATCTCTGCTGCGTTCAATTGGCGTGTCCTCTTCCAAGGCCGCCTTTGTGTCGCCCCACGATGTCCAGGCCACAAACGAGTTTCAGCTGCTTGGGCAGTCTAAACAACAGGAAAATTTGCAGGAGTTCATGACTTTGCTGCCGGCAGCGAACGGTAACGGGGTGTTCAACCATGCAAGCGTGAGTTCCTTTATAGATTCATCCCCCACTTTGGCAGGTTTGATCCTGCCAAGTTCAAGAAACGGTCAGCTAAAACTTCAATGTCAACGTCAAGAAACTGAGCATGGATTGACAAGAGATTTTTTAGGAGTTGGAGACCCTAGTGGGCGGTTCTCAGAGCAGGAGCTTGCGAGCTTTGCGGCAATTCGGTCTTCCATGAATCTGAAAGCCTACAGTGGCAGCGATCCTTGA